A window of Enoplosus armatus isolate fEnoArm2 chromosome 3, fEnoArm2.hap1, whole genome shotgun sequence contains these coding sequences:
- the oser1 gene encoding oxidative stress-responsive serine-rich protein 1: MEAGGKDCEEETLQTAFKKLRVDAESLPGAVSVSEALAPRVTSRACLDTSGAKPKLSCPKDNWHGCMRKTSRGASRTQRRRRSKSPILHPPKFTYCSTTAASALSTPSGCLKHQRLAVPEPVEPRPAVDGRTASSVAVPAQKELSSSGTPGHISPLVFGSCAGYETHIGSAVSSPSLQEIPAVITTVATSSRQDGGSSRDAQSSEESGPEKSACDGAESGAGAPRISGPAEAADFRALSELHSSGSAEGPHTPCSCGWRNSSDSPEESRQGAESQCQCRSNHQGWHGVEVYSFTGLRNVISECERSLPTHVDPPRTLSTNSNAAAASSPSSSSGSPRSCSEQARAYVDDITIEDLSGYMEYYLYIPKKMSHMAEMMYT, translated from the exons ATGGAGGCAGGAGGGAAGGACTGTGaagaggaaacactgcagacGGCGTTTAAGAAGCTGAGGGTTGATGCTGAGAG TTTACCTGGAGCTGTGAGTGTTTCGGAGGCGTTGGCTCCCAGAGTAACATCACGTGCTTGTCTTGACACCAGCGGAGCGAAGCCCAAACTCAGCTGCCCGAAGGACAACTGGCATGG CTGTATGAGGAAAACTTCTAGAGGAGCATCCAGAACCCAGCGGCGTCGGAGGTCCAAGTCCCCCATCCTCCACCCTCCGAAGTTCACCTACTGCAGCACCACTGCGGCTTCTGCCCTGTCCACCCCTAGTGGCTGCCTGAAGCATCAGCGCCTGGCCGTGCCGGAGCCTGTGGAGCCTCGTCCTGCAGTCGACGGAAGAACAGCCTCCTCTGTAGCTGTCCCGGCCCAGAAAGAGCTCTCTTCTTCAGGCACTCCCGGCCACATCTCCCCTCTGGTTTTTGGATCTTGTGCTGGGTATGAGACACATATTGGATCAGCGGTTTCCTCGCCGTCCTTGCAAGAGATCCCCGCTGTTATTACTACTGTTGCAACATCATCCAGGCAGGATGGAGGCAGCTCTAGAGATGCCCAGTCCAGCGAGGAGAGTGGCCCAGAGAAAAGTGCCTGTGACGGAGCAGAGTCTGGAGCTGGAGCACCTCGAATATCCGGACCTGCAGAGGCCGCTGACTTCCGAGCTTTATCCGAGCTCCACAGTAGCGGCTCTGCAGAAGGCCCCCACACTCCCTGCTCCTGTGGCTGGAGAAATAGTTCAGATTCCCCAGAAGAGAGCAGGCAGGGGGCTGAATCTCAGTGCCAGTGCCGGTCCAATCATCAGGGCTGGCATGGCGTGGAGGTCTACTCCTTCACGGGGCTCCGCAATGTCATCTCCGAGTGCGAGAGGAGCCTGCCGACCCACGTGGACCCCCCCAGAACACTGAGCACCAACAGTAACGCTGCCGCAGCTTCGTCACCTTCATCGTCGTCGGGCTCCCCTCGCTCGTGTTCGGAGCAGGCACGAGCCTACGTCGACGACATCACAATAGAGGACCTTTCTGGCTACATGGAGTATTATCTCTACATCCCCAAGAAGATGTCACACATGGCTGAGATGATGTACACCtag